The Meiothermus cerbereus DSM 11376 genome includes a region encoding these proteins:
- a CDS encoding protease complex subunit PrcB family protein: MKPWLGLAMVALVGCVPLPEQQPYQVSEIQLLFAENTERWTYFYGEPQVVQLGAQRLSLTQGSSASPLALPEALLVNGEALYREIGPAQPRVAQTSRSFFGFQYVVRASRDVQSAWLFDGSWSRLGGVFSGNTAQVVEDRPGSPRLEGLSEAENAVVLREILARRGGRPVVIYEIQPPLEPNRYVPAPRQSRLAALAVQYGLETELIFMTPSPNPTPRVLLQGSQAAYTAPGPAAYLASNASQLLNIWRLATGNQVPPPATPAVDFTRSRVVAFFWGQKPTGGYNVQYVSSQLSGSTFRVTLRLLSPPPGAIVTQALTSPFVMLEVPGRFSRVEFVDTSGRLLASASE; this comes from the coding sequence ATGAAACCATGGTTGGGTCTTGCGATGGTAGCCCTGGTAGGTTGCGTACCCCTGCCGGAACAACAACCGTATCAGGTCAGTGAAATTCAGCTGCTGTTTGCCGAGAACACCGAGCGCTGGACGTATTTTTATGGTGAACCCCAGGTGGTTCAGCTAGGGGCGCAGCGCCTCTCGCTCACCCAGGGCAGCAGCGCCAGCCCGCTGGCCCTGCCGGAGGCTTTGCTGGTGAATGGCGAGGCCCTCTACCGTGAGATTGGGCCTGCACAGCCCCGCGTGGCCCAGACCAGCCGCTCCTTCTTCGGTTTTCAGTATGTGGTGCGTGCCAGCCGCGATGTGCAAAGCGCCTGGCTCTTCGATGGAAGCTGGTCGCGGTTGGGAGGTGTTTTTTCGGGCAATACCGCCCAGGTTGTCGAGGACCGCCCTGGCTCCCCCCGCCTGGAGGGGCTTTCGGAGGCCGAGAACGCGGTGGTGCTACGGGAAATCCTGGCCCGCCGTGGGGGACGCCCGGTGGTGATCTATGAGATTCAGCCACCCCTGGAACCCAACCGCTATGTGCCCGCCCCCCGCCAGAGTCGTTTAGCTGCCCTGGCCGTACAGTATGGCCTCGAGACGGAGCTCATCTTTATGACCCCCAGCCCAAACCCCACCCCCCGCGTTTTACTTCAGGGCAGCCAGGCTGCCTATACCGCGCCAGGCCCGGCGGCCTACCTTGCCAGCAACGCCAGCCAGCTCCTCAACATCTGGCGGCTGGCCACCGGCAATCAGGTGCCCCCACCCGCTACCCCAGCGGTAGATTTCACCCGCAGCCGGGTGGTGGCTTTCTTCTGGGGGCAAAAGCCCACCGGCGGCTACAACGTGCAGTACGTCAGCAGCCAGCTTTCGGGCAGCACCTTCCGGGTCACCCTGCGCCTGTTAAGCCCGCCACCCGGTGCCATCGTGACCCAGGCCCTCACCAGTCCCTTCGTGATGCTCGAGG